The genomic region CTCTGAACGGAAATCTATAGGTACATCTACACAATATTTTTGATTGCTCGCTATCTCGTTGCTCAAAATGTCATCTATGTACATAAACTGTGTTAACATACTGCCTCCAATTGAACACAAGAAAGAATATTCGCCAACAGGGACAAAAGCAGCAATAACTCCGCTTTGACTGGTAATATTATATACCTGATTCTCAACCGGAATACTATAAGGACAATATGAATAACCAGGAATATCACTTGGAGAGAAATAAACACTTGAACCATTAACATTTACACTATTCGAATGAACGGTCAAAGTTATCATATCAGTATAAGGCATATAATATCCCGGCGGTGTTACAGTAGCAAAAATAAAGTCATCACAAGCTTGTTCCCTACAAGCAACCATAGTCATTGAAGGATATTCGCTTTTAACAGATGTTGTGTAGTAAAAAGTACAAGGTTTATCCGAATTAAAACCTATTGAACTATTTGAATAATACATTCCGTATGAGTCACCTTTATTTAAAGTTACAAGAGGAGTATCATCCAAATATGTTATGTGAGTATCATCATATAAACCTGTAATTGTTATAAAAACACCATCGCCACCTGTTAAACCCATCATAACGGCAGCGAGCTGTTTACCATAATATTTAACCGGTATGGCTTGATCATAAATATGCGAAGCTCTATTTAAATATTGCGAATATACATTTTCGACAGTCTCAGCTGCTAAAGAATTTCCTTGAAATAATGCAATTTGTCCGCCTTGAACCACCTCAACCCAGGAGCCGGTTAAACCGAATTTATATTCCTGATTATAGCTGCCGGCCGGATGCTCCGCACCAACCATATATACCTGTCCCCGGTTTAGGGTTATCTCAAAAGGAATATCTTTTGGTTTGCCGTTATTAGTTGCTAACTTTGGCGTAATACGGACGCGGGTATTATTGGTCGTAGCAAGGATTGCAAATTGTGCAGCAAAAACTTCTCCGCAACTATTCAAATAATACCTCGTACCATTTGTAGTAACCGAATACTCTTTCCCTAAACATCTTGTAGGTAATAATAAAGTCGGTTCAAATGAATTTATTGCCGAGTTAGAAGCAAATATACAGACATCCTCAGTAGTAGTTATCAGTAAACCTGTATTAACAATATTTCCATAAATATCAGTATATGCTTCGTTATATGGGATTGTCAACTCTAATCTTTGCCATGCAGTAACAGTAAAGTTTTGACTATACCCTGTATTAGGATTAGATACCGTTCCAGAGCAGTTATATCTTGAAGCAATGGTAAGTTTTAAAAATTCGTATGACGGGGCATGTCCTCCGCCATTGGGCCTACAACCATAATTACCATTTTTCATAAAGGTAACCCAAAACTCTTTACCTTCAGTTGAAGGTGATCCGTCTTGAGAATAAAGGCTAATTTGAAATAAAAAAAATGATAAAACAAATGATATTATTTTGATAAAATCTCTCATAAAATAAAAAAAAACAACTAACGTTAACGTAAAAATTTAATATGCAGAGATATAACATAAAGCGAAAATATATCTATGCATTTTTATTATATTCGCAAATGTAATAAAAATTATTAAAAAATCAAATTAATATTAATGAGAATTAATTTCTTTATGAGGTCTTTTATTTTTTCCTAACTACCAACTGTCCATTAATGTAGTCAACAACTTTTACACTTTCTCCTTTATTAATCCAATCACCTTCCGTTACGGCATCATACACGTCATCATTCAGAATTATTTTCCCAGAAGGTCTTAAAATTGAGAATGCTTCAGCGGTCATATTTATCATTTGTGTATATTTCCGATTAGCGGTACTGTATCCTTGATCCGTATTTTGGACATCATTTAAAGCAATCTTAATATGCCTGTTATTTGTAGTAAGTAATTTCTTTGCGAGATAAACGCATATAACAAAAGCAAGGGTTATTGCAATTATTACGGTTAAGATAGCTGTAGCTAACATTCCCAGATGTTCGTAGTTAACCCTAAGTCCGTTATTTGGAATCATAGCATATGTTAATCCGAAAAGCATAAGCGCAATACCGGAAATTCCGGCAACTCCGAAACCCGGAATGACAAATATTTCAAGAGCGAGTAAAATAAATCCTAATACAAAAACTACTATTTCCCAATTTGCCACCAATCCGGCTGCATAAAGCGGAAAGAAATACAAGACAACTCCGAGTATTGCAATAACTAAAGGCAATCCTATTCCCGGAGTTTGTAATTCAAAATAAATTCCACCGATAATCATCATAATTAAAAGTCCGCTTATTAGCGGCTTAATTAAAAATCCAATAATTTTATCAAGTACAGTAAGTTTTTGGGTAATAACAACAGGATCATTTAATTTTGCTTTCCCAACAACTTCCGAGATATTTTCGGCTTTTCCTTCACAATATCCATTTATTATGGCTTCCTCAGTTGTGAAAGTAAGCACTTTTCCTTTAGAAGAAATTCCTTCGATTTCAACCTCCGGATCAACCATTGCTTCTGCAATTTTTGGATTTCTATTATTTGTTTCCGCTGTAGCACGCAACATGGACCTCATAAATGACTGGTATTTATCCGGCATTTGTTCGCTTTCCTGATTTACAACTGTAGCCGCACCTATATTTGAACCGGGACGCATGTAAATACTATCGCAGGCTATTGATATCAAAGCTCCTGCAGATGCAGCATTGTTGTCGATAAACGCATAAACCGGAATATCCGAATTAAGTATCTTAGTTCTGATAGAATCGGCATCTACAAGAGTTCCTCCGTACGTATTCAAATGAATAATTATCAATCGTGCATTATTTTTATGCGCTTCATCAAAACCTAATTTTACCTTTCGCCATGTGTGAGGAGCTATTTCATCCATCAGTTCAATTACATAAACTGTATCATGAATGTTATTATCTTCTAAATTTCCCTCTGTTTTGGCTTGAAGTGCACAAGCGGTCATAATGCAACCCAAAAATAAAATTGTCAAAATATAAAATACACGTTTATTCATAAATGTTTTTTGCAAAGTTATATTTTTTCTCAAAAAAACCGCTGATTTTCAAATAAAATATCTATCTTTGCAATCCGATTTGAATTAGTGAAAATTATTGGCATTTTTGTTAATCAAGTCACTGTTAATAAACAAATTATTATGTCTAACCTGATTGTGCCAATCAATCAAATAAAAATTTTTATGTCAGAAGAAATTAAAGACACTGCTGTTGAAAACCAAGAAGCAGAAATTACGAATGAAGAAACTAAGGTAGTGAACGAAACTCCGGAAGTTATTACAGAAACAGAAAAGGAAAAAGAAGAAATTGCAGAAGAACCTGCTATTGAAGAAAAGCCTATTGTTAAAGAAGTTGTTAAACAACGTGTTGATTGGAACACTTTAGGTAAAGATAAAGAAATTTATTCCTCTAAAGAACGCGAAGACCTTGAAAATCTTTATTCGAACACTTTAAATCAAATCACAGATCATGAAGTAATTAACGGCACCATTGTAGGACTTACTCCTCGCGAGGTTTTTATTAATATCGGTTTTAAATCAGACGGTATTATCCCCGCATCAGAGTTTAAATACAGACCAAATCTTAAAGTCGGTGATATTGTAGAAGTTTATGTTGAAAGTCAAGAAGACTCTACAGGTCAATTACAATTATCACACAAAAAAGCTAAACTACTCAAATCTTGGGATAGAGTTAATCAAGCTTTTGAAAATGATGAAATTATTACAGGACATATTATTAGCCGTACCAAAGGCGGTTTAATTGTTGAAGTATTCGGTATTGAAGCTTTCTTACCCGGTTCTCAAATTGATGTTAAACCAATTAGGGATTATGATATGTTTGTTGACAAAACAATGGAATTCAAGGTTGTAAAAATTAACCATGAATTTAAAAACGTTGTTGTTTCTCATAAAGCTCTTATTGAAGACGAACTTGAAGCTCAAAAAGTTGAAATTATTGCTCGCCTTGAAAAAGGTCAAGTTCTTGAAGGTACTGTTAAAAATATCACAACTTACGGCGTATTCATAGATTTAGGTGGAGTTGACGGATTAATACATATAACCGATTTAAGTTGGGGAAGAATTAATCATCCTGAAGAAATAGTAAAACTTGACGAGAAGATACAAGTTGTTATTCTTGATTTCGATGACAATAAAAAACGTATTGCATTAGGTTTAAAACAATTATCTCCACATCCATGGGAATCTTTAGATGCTGATCTTAAAGTTGGCGATAGAGTTAAAGGAAAAGTTGTAGTTTTGGCTGATTACGGTGCTTTTATCGAAATTGCTCCGGGCGTTGAAGGTTTAATTCACGTTTCTGAGATGAGCTGGTCACAACATTTACGTACAGCTCAAGATTTCTTGAAAGTAGGTGACGATGTTGAAGCAGTTATTTTAACTTTAGATAAAGATGCTCGCAAAATGTCTCTCGGTATTAAACAATTAATTCCGGATCCATGGGCAAGCATCACAGAAAAATATCCTATAGGTTCAAGACATACCGCTGTTGTTAGAAACTTCACTACTTTCGGTATCTTTGTTGAACTTGAAGAAGGTGTTGACGGTTTAATTCACATTTCCGATTTATCTTGGAACAAGAAAATCAAACATCCGGCAGAATTCACTAAAGTTGGTGAACCTCTTGAAGTTGTTGTTCTTGATATTGATACTGAAAATCGCAGATTCAGCTTAGGCCACAAACAAATTGAAGATAATCCTTGGGAAGCTTACGCTGAAATATTTACAGAAGGTTCTATTCATCCGGGAACTGTTGTTGCTGCAACAGATAAAGGTTTAACTGTAAATCTTCCTGATGATGTTGAAGGTTTCTGTCCAAGCAGACACGCAATAAAAGAAGACGGAAGCAATATTAAGGTTGGCGAAACATTGGATTTCAAAGTTATTGAATTTAATAAAGCTAATAAACGTATTGTTGTTTCTCATTCTAAAGTGTTCCAAGATATAGCTGCCGCCGAAAAAGCTAAAGAATACGAAAGCAAATCGGGTAAAAAATCCGCTATTCAAGAGTTGAATGAAAGCAATGAAGTTACTACTCTTGGCGATTTGGCAGAACTTGCTAATTTAAAAAGCAAAATGGAAGAAGACGCTGAAAAGTAGTCTATGCCAATAAAAATAACCATACTCGGATCTAATTCCGCAGTACCATCAACACACCGTTGGACATCGGCTCAGTATATGACTGTCGGAGGCAACGGTGTGTTGCTTGATTGCGGCGAAGGAACACAAATTCGCCTCAAAATGTTCGGAATAAAATTAAATTCCATAAATCAAATCTATATAACACATCTTCACGGCGATCATTTTTTCGGATTAATAGGGTTAATCTCTACTTTCCATTTGATAGGTCGCAATAAACCATTAACTATCTTCGGCCCAAAAGAACTTGAAGAAGTCATTCGATTTCAATTAGATGTTTCTAATTCTTTTTTAAGTTATGAAGTTACATTTGTTCCAACAAATCCGGCCGAACAGGAGATAATCTTCGAAGATAAACACTATTCCGTAACAAGTTTTCCGCTTAAACACAGTGTAAGCACAACAGGTTTTCTGTTTAAAGAAAAAGAGAAACCGGCAAATGTGAAGAAAGATTTTATCATTCAGCATGATTTAAGTATTGAACAAATAACCGATATTAAAAACGGGAATGATTTTATTGATAAAGACGGTAATGTTCACAAACATGCAAGTATAACTTACAATAAACTGCTATCAAATTCTTACGCTTATTGTACAGATACAATGTATATGCCGGAAATAATTCCTATTATAGATAATTGCGATGCGGTTTATCATGAAGCAACTTTCTTGTCGGATTTACAGCATCTTGCTGTTGAAAAATATCATGCAACGGCAAGAGAAGCAGCATTGATAGCGAAGAATGCTCACGCGAAAAAATTAATTATCGGACATTTTTCAAAAAGATATAAAACTACTGACGCACTCATTGCCGAAGCAACAGAAATCTTTCCCAATACGATAGCTGCCGAAGATGGAATGGTGATATCAATCAGCTAATTTTACAGTATGCTGATTATCGCATAAAAATGATAAAATAATACCTAATTTTTGAATAAAGTTGAAAGATGTTTATAATCTTTGCATTATTGAAGTTATTATCTTTGAAATTCTCTTCATTTTCTATATTGAACTAAAATTTAAAAATTCATAATCATGTTAATAATCAATTCTCCATCTAATTTCCCACCGTTTAACATTGCTACAGAAGAATATTTGATTAAGAATTTCAGTGATGATATTTTTCTATTATATATTAATGAACCAACTATTATTGTAGGTATAAACCAGAATACTCTCGCAGAAATTAACCTTGAATATATTAAGGCAACCAATATCAATGTGGTACGACGATTATCCGGCGGCGGTGCGGTTTTTCATGATCTCGGCAATTTGAATTTTTCATTTATCACAAATATTTCAGGGAATAAAAAAATTGACTTCAGAAAATATACTCAACCGATAATTAATGCTATGCAAAATATCGGAATTAATGCGGAATTTGAAGGTCGAAACGATTTAACTATCGACAAAAAGAAATTCAGCGGAAATGCTTCTCATATTTACAAAAACCGGATTTGTCATCATGGAACTTTGTTGTTTGATACCGATTTAACCCGTCTTTCCAAGTCATTAAATCCAAAAGAAGACAAATTTGAAGGAAAGGCAGTAAAGTCGGTAAAAAGTCGTGTTACCAATATCAAAGATTATTTAAAAGAAAATTATACTATTGAAGAATTTACAAGCTACATTATCAATCAGGTAATTAAAGATATTAATGATGCGGAAGCATATAAATTTTCCGAAAAGGACACTCAAAGCATCAATTTGCTTGTTGAAAATAAATATAACACTTGGGAGTGGAATTTCGGAAAATCTCCCAAATACAATTTCAACAAATCTATAAAAACTTCTGCCGGAAGAATTGAATTATATATTTATGTTGAAAAAGGGCTGATAAAAGAAATTAGTATCTACGGTGATTTCTTCGGAACAAAGCCCGTTAAAGAATTTACGGATTTACTGATCGGAAAGGAACATAAAGAGGATGATATAATCTCAATTTTAGAAATTACAGATGTTAATGATTATTTTTCGGGATTTGAAAAAGAAGATTTGAAATCCTTGTTCTTCTGATTGTTGAATAGACAGGATGATAAAATTTTAAGGATTAACTTTTTAAAATAACGATTAATAAATTAAATTGATTATTAATATAATTCGTTAATTCTTCATATTTCATCATTCTGTCTATAGAATTCTATTCACTTTTCTTTTCTTCCGCAGGTGCTGTTGCCCCTTCTCCGTTTTTCTTGCGTATATGCGTCATTTTATTAAACACCTTGATAACAAGAAATATTGAAAAAGCAATAATAAGAAAATCAATGGTAACTTGTATGAAATTACCATAATTAAGTGTTACAGCAGGATTTGTTTCTGTAGCTTTCTTAAGAACAATACTCAAATCGGAGAAATGTACACCGCCAATTAATACCCCCAGACACGGCATAATAATATCATTTACCAAAGAAGTAACTATTTTGCCGAAAGCCGCTCCAATAACCACACCGACAGCCATGTCAACAACGTTCCCTTTAAGAGCAAATTCTTTAAACTCTTGTAATGTTTTACTTTTCATTTTTTTATATTTAATAAACAATTTCGAAAATAATTAAAAAAAGCTGTCTTCATAAAAATAAAGACAGCTTTTTTATTATTTAAACATAATTCTTATCTAACAATAAGTTTAGTTGTAATTGAACCTGCATCTGTGCTGATTCTTACAAAATACATTCCTGTATTAAAGCCAGACGTGTTAATAGTTGTTTGTGTGCTATTAACTTTAGCAGAATATACAATTTGTCCGACATTATTAACTATTTGAATACTATTAATATCTTTATTTGATTCAATAGTAACCATATCTGATGTAGGATTAGGATAAATTTTAGTTGTTACATTATTAACGGCAAACTCTTCAACACCTAACTCATTAATTTTAAGAGTACAAGGAATTTCAAAAAGTTCATTATTAACATCATTGGTAGCAATACTAACAGTAGCTTCGTATGTTCCTACTTCCAATCCTTCAGAATCCAAAATAATATCGAAAGTTGCACTATTTCCTGCAGAAATAGAACCATAAGTATCTCCTTCTAATGATAGCCAGCAACCCGGGATAACATCACCTTCTGCATATGCTCTAATCATAAAATTACCGTTACCAAGATCTGGTTGAATAACATGCAATTGTCCCCATGAACCACCATTTGTTCTTCTCCAGTCTCCATTTTCAACAGCAGGACCACCATCAGTAGCCATAAGACCACTTTCACCTACAGGTTGTGTTCCTTCAAAAGCAACCCAAATATCCTGTCCACTTAATAATACAGGTTCAGGTAAAGTTAATTCATTCCAATAATTAACAATTGGATTATTGATTGTTATTTCTGTAAGAACTTCTCCGGGAGAATTGTAAGCAGCACCTTGTCCATATACACGAGCTGTAAGCTTATTATCACTTGTTGGGTTAGGTAAGAAGAAAGAAACTTTAGTAATGTAAGTACCAACCATGTCACAATAAACAGACAAAGGATATTTTGCTGCAAACTCCATAACAGGAGGTTCAGTAGCTTGGTTGTAATAAAGGTTTACAGGTTCATTACTATTACAATAAGTTAATGTGAAGCTTGCTTTTTCTCCTGATTTACCTTCATCAATAAAACTAGCCCATGACACATAATCACCTATACTGGTTCCGGTATTATTTATATTAACTGGAGTTATAAAAGTTTCACCGGATCCTTCAAGAGTTTCTTCACTAATAGAATTCGGAGTTACTGCCAAAGATGGAGCACCACCGCCAACACCACCAAAAACAAAATTATCTATATAAAATACTGATCCTGTTTCAGGAGGATAAAAATCAACTGCACCGAGTTGTCTTAAACCTGCACCGCCATCTTCAATAAGGCTGAATTGCCATTCTAATATTTGAGTACCGTTAATATCAAGTGTAGCGAGGTCATTATCCAAATCAACTACAAAAGATACTGGGAACCAAGCATCGCTCACAGCAGTAAAATTAGTAATATTACCATCTTGTTGAACATAAGTACCTAATGCAGGCATATTTGTATCATCTGTAATATTAAAATGAATACCTATTGCCCATTCGCTATTGGTGCCATTAAAATTATGTAATAAATTAAAATATGCAGGTGCGGTTCCGGGAATATACATATCAAAGTCTATTGTGAAAGAACCTGTGGTTTTATCACCAGTCATGAATATCAAATCAGCTCCCCAAGATATTTTAGCAGAATTGGGAGTTGAAGAAGCTTGTTCAACTGTAATTAATCCGTCTTCAGAAGTACCGGGAAGATTTGACCAAGTACGCCACCAGTCCGGATATGATTGAGCTACATAAGCACCGGCTGATAACTCATCAAAATTTGTTTCAAAAATAGCATTTGCAACAGGAGTAAATACTATATCATCAATATAAAAATCAGACATTCCGGCTGTTGGAGGATAAATATTCATAGCATCAATTATTCTTGGACATCCGTCACCAAATGAACCTAAAGTATATTGCCATTCATAAACTAATCCGTCATTAATGTAAAATTCCGTATTATCCGTATCAAGATCAATGATAAGTTTAATATTTACCCACTCATCATGGTTAAATGTAAAAGTTGTAGCCGACTCTGCACCAGCATCAATAGCACCAACTCCCGGAGCAGTACCGTCTTTATTAAAATATACTTGAGTTGCCCAAGTACTTGAAGTACCGGCAAAATCTGCAAGTATATTAAAATAACCACACTTACTTGCAGGCACGAACATTTTCATTGTAAATTCCCATACACCGGAAGTTTTTCCGCCAAGTAAAAGTACTTGATCGTTACCATAAGTAAGACTACCAACCTTATTACCACTAACATCGGCAATAACACCATCTTCAGCTCCACCAGGAGCATTTGACCAAGTTGTCCAATAATTTCTGCCCATACCTTGAGCTTGTTGAGCCAATTTTCCGCCAACTGTATAGTCGGAAAAATTTTCAGTAACTTGCGCATTTAATCCGAAAATAATTAATGCACAAACCGTTGAAAGTAAAAGTTTTTTCATAATCAAATAATTTTCAAGTTAATAATTTATTAATTTTATCATTTTATTCATTTCAGACGTCAAAGGTATAAAATTTTTAATAAACTATTTACATTTTTATTAATTCTTTTTTACAATTTGATTATTTTTTTTACTTTTCTAAAATCATTTCCTTTTATTTCAATAAAATAAATTCCTGATTTATATTTTTCCATATTAATAATACAAAATTCAGAAGGTATTACAGACTCCAATACTTCTCCGTTTATATTGTATAACCTAATATTTTTGACTGTTATATCTGAATTATTTTCAAAATCTATATTTACATAATCAGAAACAGGATTCGGATAAACAATAATATCGGTCGTAAGATCAAAATTATTTATACCTGCATTTCCTGTTCCGTTAAAATCATCTATACAAAAATATGAGGTAATAGTAAGTCCGTATTCATTTTTCCTCGATGCGTCCAAGTCAAAGCCAACATTTACAATTTCACCGAGTACAGAAAGATCAAACCAAGTCCATTCTTCAATAATATAATGTTCATTGGGATTATCGGAACGGAAATCGGCTAAATAAAATTCTGTTGTAGTAGTTTCTCCTTCAGAATTTTCTCCTGTTGCTATAATTTTGTACCAATCGCCTTGGCCGAAGGGATCACCCATATAAGTATCTCCGTTAAGCATGGTGTAATAAGTCCAAGCGCTGTTTGTTACATAAACACCTTTAACTTGCATACTACTATTTTCAGGCATCGTTACCATTGATAATCCGCCATAAGGAGGATAAACCACTCCAAAGTTTTTTGAATCTTTATATCCGGAACCAACAACATTATAAAATTGCCCTTCAATATTATTATCCGGATCAAACTCTTTTGTTGTGTGGTTGGAAACAGCAAATCCTTCCCAATAATCCCATTCTTCAGTAAATGAATTTCCAAAGAAAAATGTTCCGGAAGTAAATCCGTCCAATGATTCGTCTCCCTGATAATGCGATTCGTTCGCAAGTT from Bacteroidales bacterium harbors:
- a CDS encoding ribonuclease Z; amino-acid sequence: MPIKITILGSNSAVPSTHRWTSAQYMTVGGNGVLLDCGEGTQIRLKMFGIKLNSINQIYITHLHGDHFFGLIGLISTFHLIGRNKPLTIFGPKELEEVIRFQLDVSNSFLSYEVTFVPTNPAEQEIIFEDKHYSVTSFPLKHSVSTTGFLFKEKEKPANVKKDFIIQHDLSIEQITDIKNGNDFIDKDGNVHKHASITYNKLLSNSYAYCTDTMYMPEIIPIIDNCDAVYHEATFLSDLQHLAVEKYHATAREAALIAKNAHAKKLIIGHFSKRYKTTDALIAEATEIFPNTIAAEDGMVISIS
- a CDS encoding lipoate--protein ligase, whose protein sequence is MLIINSPSNFPPFNIATEEYLIKNFSDDIFLLYINEPTIIVGINQNTLAEINLEYIKATNINVVRRLSGGGAVFHDLGNLNFSFITNISGNKKIDFRKYTQPIINAMQNIGINAEFEGRNDLTIDKKKFSGNASHIYKNRICHHGTLLFDTDLTRLSKSLNPKEDKFEGKAVKSVKSRVTNIKDYLKENYTIEEFTSYIINQVIKDINDAEAYKFSEKDTQSINLLVENKYNTWEWNFGKSPKYNFNKSIKTSAGRIELYIYVEKGLIKEISIYGDFFGTKPVKEFTDLLIGKEHKEDDIISILEITDVNDYFSGFEKEDLKSLFF
- a CDS encoding nodulation protein NfeD; this encodes MNKRVFYILTILFLGCIMTACALQAKTEGNLEDNNIHDTVYVIELMDEIAPHTWRKVKLGFDEAHKNNARLIIIHLNTYGGTLVDADSIRTKILNSDIPVYAFIDNNAASAGALISIACDSIYMRPGSNIGAATVVNQESEQMPDKYQSFMRSMLRATAETNNRNPKIAEAMVDPEVEIEGISSKGKVLTFTTEEAIINGYCEGKAENISEVVGKAKLNDPVVITQKLTVLDKIIGFLIKPLISGLLIMMIIGGIYFELQTPGIGLPLVIAILGVVLYFFPLYAAGLVANWEIVVFVLGFILLALEIFVIPGFGVAGISGIALMLFGLTYAMIPNNGLRVNYEHLGMLATAILTVIIAITLAFVICVYLAKKLLTTNNRHIKIALNDVQNTDQGYSTANRKYTQMINMTAEAFSILRPSGKIILNDDVYDAVTEGDWINKGESVKVVDYINGQLVVRKK
- the rpsA gene encoding 30S ribosomal protein S1; the encoded protein is MSEEIKDTAVENQEAEITNEETKVVNETPEVITETEKEKEEIAEEPAIEEKPIVKEVVKQRVDWNTLGKDKEIYSSKEREDLENLYSNTLNQITDHEVINGTIVGLTPREVFINIGFKSDGIIPASEFKYRPNLKVGDIVEVYVESQEDSTGQLQLSHKKAKLLKSWDRVNQAFENDEIITGHIISRTKGGLIVEVFGIEAFLPGSQIDVKPIRDYDMFVDKTMEFKVVKINHEFKNVVVSHKALIEDELEAQKVEIIARLEKGQVLEGTVKNITTYGVFIDLGGVDGLIHITDLSWGRINHPEEIVKLDEKIQVVILDFDDNKKRIALGLKQLSPHPWESLDADLKVGDRVKGKVVVLADYGAFIEIAPGVEGLIHVSEMSWSQHLRTAQDFLKVGDDVEAVILTLDKDARKMSLGIKQLIPDPWASITEKYPIGSRHTAVVRNFTTFGIFVELEEGVDGLIHISDLSWNKKIKHPAEFTKVGEPLEVVVLDIDTENRRFSLGHKQIEDNPWEAYAEIFTEGSIHPGTVVAATDKGLTVNLPDDVEGFCPSRHAIKEDGSNIKVGETLDFKVIEFNKANKRIVVSHSKVFQDIAAAEKAKEYESKSGKKSAIQELNESNEVTTLGDLAELANLKSKMEEDAEK
- the mscL gene encoding large-conductance mechanosensitive channel protein MscL gives rise to the protein MKSKTLQEFKEFALKGNVVDMAVGVVIGAAFGKIVTSLVNDIIMPCLGVLIGGVHFSDLSIVLKKATETNPAVTLNYGNFIQVTIDFLIIAFSIFLVIKVFNKMTHIRKKNGEGATAPAEEKKSE
- a CDS encoding T9SS type A sorting domain-containing protein; protein product: MKKLLLSTVCALIIFGLNAQVTENFSDYTVGGKLAQQAQGMGRNYWTTWSNAPGGAEDGVIADVSGNKVGSLTYGNDQVLLLGGKTSGVWEFTMKMFVPASKCGYFNILADFAGTSSTWATQVYFNKDGTAPGVGAIDAGAESATTFTFNHDEWVNIKLIIDLDTDNTEFYINDGLVYEWQYTLGSFGDGCPRIIDAMNIYPPTAGMSDFYIDDIVFTPVANAIFETNFDELSAGAYVAQSYPDWWRTWSNLPGTSEDGLITVEQASSTPNSAKISWGADLIFMTGDKTTGSFTIDFDMYIPGTAPAYFNLLHNFNGTNSEWAIGIHFNITDDTNMPALGTYVQQDGNITNFTAVSDAWFPVSFVVDLDNDLATLDINGTQILEWQFSLIEDGGAGLRQLGAVDFYPPETGSVFYIDNFVFGGVGGGAPSLAVTPNSISEETLEGSGETFITPVNINNTGTSIGDYVSWASFIDEGKSGEKASFTLTYCNSNEPVNLYYNQATEPPVMEFAAKYPLSVYCDMVGTYITKVSFFLPNPTSDNKLTARVYGQGAAYNSPGEVLTEITINNPIVNYWNELTLPEPVLLSGQDIWVAFEGTQPVGESGLMATDGGPAVENGDWRRTNGGSWGQLHVIQPDLGNGNFMIRAYAEGDVIPGCWLSLEGDTYGSISAGNSATFDIILDSEGLEVGTYEATVSIATNDVNNELFEIPCTLKINELGVEEFAVNNVTTKIYPNPTSDMVTIESNKDINSIQIVNNVGQIVYSAKVNSTQTTINTSGFNTGMYFVRISTDAGSITTKLIVR
- a CDS encoding DUF4465 domain-containing protein encodes the protein MTKKLLSIVAILMFATNVFCQTATFEDFELANESHYQGDESLDGFTSGTFFFGNSFTEEWDYWEGFAVSNHTTKEFDPDNNIEGQFYNVVGSGYKDSKNFGVVYPPYGGLSMVTMPENSSMQVKGVYVTNSAWTYYTMLNGDTYMGDPFGQGDWYKIIATGENSEGETTTTEFYLADFRSDNPNEHYIIEEWTWFDLSVLGEIVNVGFDLDASRKNEYGLTITSYFCIDDFNGTGNAGINNFDLTTDIIVYPNPVSDYVNIDFENNSDITVKNIRLYNINGEVLESVIPSEFCIINMEKYKSGIYFIEIKGNDFRKVKKIIKL
- a CDS encoding IgGFc-binding protein, with product MRDFIKIISFVLSFFLFQISLYSQDGSPSTEGKEFWVTFMKNGNYGCRPNGGGHAPSYEFLKLTIASRYNCSGTVSNPNTGYSQNFTVTAWQRLELTIPYNEAYTDIYGNIVNTGLLITTTEDVCIFASNSAINSFEPTLLLPTRCLGKEYSVTTNGTRYYLNSCGEVFAAQFAILATTNNTRVRITPKLATNNGKPKDIPFEITLNRGQVYMVGAEHPAGSYNQEYKFGLTGSWVEVVQGGQIALFQGNSLAAETVENVYSQYLNRASHIYDQAIPVKYYGKQLAAVMMGLTGGDGVFITITGLYDDTHITYLDDTPLVTLNKGDSYGMYYSNSSIGFNSDKPCTFYYTTSVKSEYPSMTMVACREQACDDFIFATVTPPGYYMPYTDMITLTVHSNSVNVNGSSVYFSPSDIPGYSYCPYSIPVENQVYNITSQSGVIAAFVPVGEYSFLCSIGGSMLTQFMYIDDILSNEIASNQKYCVDVPIDFRSE